One part of the Polyangiaceae bacterium genome encodes these proteins:
- a CDS encoding slipin family protein, with translation MEGLVGLTLFAVMGFGFFVLVLIFKALRIVNEFERGVVFRLGRVNSDNVKQPGLRLLLPFMDKMVKVDMRTVTLDVPPQEVISKDNVTIKVNAVIYFHVMNATDAVIKIANYYTATSLYAQTTLRNILGQHELDEILAEREKIGRALQEIIDQATDAWGIKVTAVEIKDIELPEVMRRAMAKQAEAERERRAKIIAAEGEFQAAQRLQEAAGVLAQNPAAIQLRYLQTLVEIGVEQNTTVVFPLPMDLLKGLQNFGALGANVDPGAGPNTKRMSGGA, from the coding sequence ATGGAAGGTTTGGTTGGACTGACGCTGTTTGCCGTCATGGGCTTCGGCTTCTTCGTTCTGGTTTTGATTTTCAAGGCGCTGCGCATCGTGAACGAGTTCGAGCGCGGCGTCGTGTTTCGCCTGGGTCGGGTCAACTCGGACAACGTGAAGCAACCCGGGCTGCGCTTGCTCTTGCCGTTCATGGACAAGATGGTGAAGGTCGACATGCGCACGGTCACTCTCGATGTGCCGCCGCAAGAGGTGATCAGCAAGGACAACGTCACCATCAAGGTGAACGCGGTGATCTACTTCCACGTGATGAACGCGACGGACGCGGTGATCAAGATCGCGAACTACTACACCGCGACCTCGCTCTACGCGCAGACGACGCTGCGGAACATCCTGGGTCAGCACGAGCTTGATGAGATCCTCGCCGAGCGGGAGAAGATTGGCCGCGCGCTGCAAGAGATCATCGATCAGGCGACGGACGCTTGGGGCATCAAGGTGACCGCGGTGGAAATCAAAGACATCGAGCTGCCCGAGGTCATGCGTCGCGCGATGGCCAAGCAAGCCGAGGCTGAGCGTGAACGTCGCGCCAAGATCATCGCCGCTGAAGGCGAATTTCAGGCGGCGCAGCGCCTGCAAGAGGCTGCTGGCGTGCTGGCGCAGAACCCGGCGGCGATTCAGCTCCGCTACCTGCAGACGCTGGTCGAGATCGGTGTCGAGCAGAACACCACCGTGGTGTTCCCGCTCCCGATGGATCTACTCAAGGGCTTGCAGAACTTCGGAGCTTTGGGTGCCAACGTGGACCCAGGTGCCGGACCCAACACCAAGCGCATGAGCGGCGGTGCCTGA
- a CDS encoding GGDEF domain-containing protein, which produces MRELASAAESAGRQVAWAKVVLASAAVAAVGYVDYATGPRWGFSLFYLGPVAWLAWQVGARWSVALALAAAGSWYLAEAPYYTDTLPTLWNAFTRLVIYVGVALFLRRIKKQRDDLRLLLRAETELARTDPLTGLANRLAFEHLLGRELLRAEHHRTHFALGYLDLDNFKRLNDTYGHEAGDQALKHAAESLKAALRRDDVAARLGGDEFAFICVDTPFEALGPIAARILASTQEVGEAFPKAELSASVGIVWVESAPPEAAALLALADRVMYGVKRSGKGRVAIERFGERPSRRPPAASGLP; this is translated from the coding sequence GTGAGGGAGCTTGCATCCGCTGCGGAAAGCGCTGGGCGTCAGGTGGCCTGGGCCAAGGTCGTGTTGGCATCGGCTGCAGTCGCGGCGGTCGGCTACGTCGACTACGCGACCGGGCCGCGCTGGGGCTTCTCGCTGTTTTACCTGGGACCCGTCGCCTGGCTCGCGTGGCAGGTCGGCGCACGCTGGAGCGTGGCGCTGGCCCTCGCGGCGGCCGGCTCCTGGTACCTGGCGGAGGCCCCCTATTACACAGACACGTTGCCGACGCTCTGGAACGCATTCACGCGGCTCGTGATCTACGTCGGTGTGGCGCTCTTTCTCCGCCGCATCAAGAAGCAGCGTGACGACCTGCGGCTTCTGTTACGCGCGGAAACGGAGCTCGCGCGGACGGACCCGCTAACGGGTCTGGCCAATCGTTTGGCCTTTGAGCACCTGCTTGGCCGCGAGCTCTTGCGGGCAGAGCACCATCGCACGCACTTCGCCCTCGGCTACCTCGACCTGGACAACTTCAAACGACTCAACGATACCTACGGTCACGAAGCGGGTGATCAAGCGCTGAAGCACGCGGCAGAGTCACTGAAGGCTGCGCTCCGGCGGGACGACGTCGCCGCGCGCCTCGGCGGCGACGAGTTCGCGTTTATCTGCGTGGATACGCCCTTCGAGGCCCTCGGGCCAATCGCGGCGCGCATCCTGGCGAGCACCCAGGAGGTGGGCGAGGCGTTCCCCAAGGCCGAGCTGTCGGCCAGCGTGGGCATCGTGTGGGTCGAGTCAGCCCCGCCAGAGGCCGCGGCGCTGCTCGCCTTGGCCGACCGGGTGATGTACGGCGTGAAGCGCAGCGGCAAGGGCCGCGTGGCCATCGAGCGCTTCGGCGAGCGACCCTCTCGTCGGCCACCCGCCGCCTCGGGACTCCCCTGA
- the hflX gene encoding GTPase HflX, which yields MTEIFGNTSGLGPRAHKALERIYRRRVPLEQIATLELVRSLVEASRETKRQVGALVHRSGSVESVIVGSATGLMLPDIGRLRAAQGRFRALRLIHTHLFNEPLTHDDLTDLTRLRLDLVAAVLLSPEGEAKSFTWAYNIPPSPGAEDADSAPYEVVGPVPYGTPGPNFGELIEGLEAEFARRARTRKVEAKDGRAILVHVAEKKKGGAAHARASLAELASLAETAGVEVVDSILQLRERVDPKFVFGRGKLEEVVMRAIDLDVENLIFDCDLTPAQASAIAARTDLKVIDRSQLILDIFAQRAETRDGKLQVELAQLKYRLPRLGQKDDALSRLTGGIGGRGPGETKLEIGRRRARERVTRLEKELKHLERQRAERRRQRARSDTPVVAIVGYTNAGKSTLLNTITGASVLAEDKLFATLDTRARRLRLPQGNEIVLTDTVGFIRNMPKDLFAAFRATFEEAADADLLLEVVDSSDAEHQTHIDTTQKLLEELELDQIPRLLVYNKLDRLSPDEVAAVKNEPDAVGLSALDKSTTHVLLERIAALLDQAEHDRENRALAAQMPEAWERELIAAEEAAQQSSEGDDWHPLA from the coding sequence ATGACGGAAATCTTCGGAAACACAAGCGGCCTCGGGCCGCGCGCACACAAGGCCCTCGAGCGCATCTATCGCCGCCGAGTGCCGCTGGAACAGATCGCAACCTTGGAGCTGGTGCGCTCCTTGGTGGAAGCGTCGCGGGAGACCAAGCGCCAGGTCGGCGCCTTGGTCCATCGCTCGGGCAGCGTGGAGTCGGTGATCGTCGGCAGCGCCACAGGCCTGATGCTGCCAGACATCGGTCGCTTGAGGGCCGCTCAAGGTCGTTTCCGCGCCTTGCGTCTGATCCACACCCATCTGTTCAACGAGCCGCTCACTCACGACGACCTCACCGACTTGACTCGGCTCCGGCTCGACCTGGTAGCTGCGGTGCTGCTGAGCCCGGAGGGTGAAGCAAAGAGCTTCACCTGGGCGTACAACATCCCACCGAGCCCCGGCGCAGAGGACGCGGACAGCGCACCCTACGAGGTGGTTGGGCCGGTTCCCTACGGAACACCCGGACCCAACTTCGGCGAGTTGATCGAGGGGCTGGAGGCGGAGTTCGCGCGGCGCGCGCGCACCCGCAAGGTCGAGGCCAAAGACGGCCGGGCGATCTTGGTGCACGTCGCGGAGAAGAAGAAGGGCGGCGCCGCACACGCGCGGGCGAGCCTGGCTGAGCTTGCGAGCCTCGCGGAGACCGCTGGCGTCGAAGTGGTGGATAGCATCCTTCAGCTGCGAGAGCGTGTGGACCCGAAGTTCGTGTTCGGCCGTGGCAAGCTCGAAGAGGTCGTGATGCGCGCGATCGACCTGGACGTCGAAAACCTGATCTTCGACTGCGACCTCACACCGGCTCAGGCGTCGGCGATCGCCGCGCGCACGGACCTCAAGGTGATCGATCGCTCCCAGCTGATCTTGGACATCTTCGCCCAGCGCGCGGAGACTCGAGACGGCAAGCTGCAGGTCGAGCTCGCTCAGCTGAAGTATCGCCTGCCCCGCTTGGGTCAGAAGGACGACGCCTTGAGCCGCCTCACGGGTGGCATCGGCGGTCGCGGACCGGGTGAAACGAAGCTAGAAATCGGGCGGCGCCGCGCGCGTGAGCGCGTCACCCGCCTCGAGAAGGAGCTGAAGCACCTCGAGCGGCAGCGCGCGGAGCGTCGTCGGCAGCGGGCGCGCAGCGACACTCCGGTGGTGGCCATCGTCGGCTACACGAACGCCGGCAAGAGCACGCTGTTGAACACCATCACCGGTGCCTCGGTGCTGGCGGAAGACAAGCTCTTCGCCACGCTGGACACTCGCGCGCGCCGCCTCAGGCTTCCGCAGGGCAATGAAATCGTACTGACAGACACCGTGGGTTTCATCCGCAACATGCCGAAGGATCTATTCGCGGCGTTTCGCGCGACCTTCGAAGAGGCGGCGGACGCGGATTTGTTGCTCGAGGTCGTGGACTCTTCGGACGCCGAGCACCAGACCCACATCGACACCACACAGAAGCTGTTGGAGGAGCTGGAGCTCGACCAGATCCCACGGCTCTTGGTCTACAACAAGCTCGACCGCTTGAGCCCCGACGAGGTCGCTGCGGTGAAGAACGAACCGGACGCGGTGGGACTATCGGCCCTCGATAAATCGACGACTCACGTCTTGCTCGAGCGTATCGCGGCGCTCTTGGATCAAGCCGAGCACGACCGCGAGAACCGGGCGCTCGCGGCGCAGATGCCCGAGGCTTGGGAGCGCGAGCTGATCGCTGCGGAGGAGGCCGCTCAGCAGAGCTCCGAGGGCGACGACTGGCATCCGCTGGCTTGA
- a CDS encoding helix-turn-helix transcriptional regulator has product MAISNGAEGQPAGSPRVDQAAAERAATNLANNIRALRELRKLTQQQLAQLSGVPRPTVANLETGGANPTLGVLVKIASALGVSIEELILAPRSSAKLYPAGSLPSRTRGKVKVQKLLPDPIVGLEIERFELPVGAKMTGIPHTPGTREYLTCETGEIELAASGDVFRLNPGDVVAFRGDQNHSYTNRGRKTAVAYSVVALAPAPV; this is encoded by the coding sequence ATGGCGATCTCGAATGGTGCCGAGGGGCAGCCGGCAGGCTCCCCCCGGGTGGACCAAGCGGCGGCGGAGCGCGCTGCGACCAACCTGGCGAACAACATCCGTGCGTTGCGCGAGCTGCGGAAGCTCACTCAGCAGCAGCTCGCGCAGCTGTCGGGCGTGCCGCGCCCGACGGTTGCGAACCTCGAGACCGGCGGCGCGAACCCAACCCTCGGCGTGTTGGTGAAGATCGCATCCGCCCTGGGCGTGAGCATCGAGGAGCTGATTCTGGCGCCGCGCTCTTCTGCGAAGTTGTATCCGGCGGGAAGCCTGCCGAGTCGCACACGAGGCAAGGTGAAGGTGCAGAAGCTCTTGCCAGACCCGATTGTTGGCCTCGAGATCGAGCGCTTCGAGCTACCTGTGGGCGCGAAGATGACCGGCATCCCACACACGCCGGGAACGCGGGAGTACCTCACCTGCGAGACGGGGGAGATCGAGCTCGCGGCGTCAGGCGATGTGTTTCGCCTGAACCCCGGCGACGTGGTCGCTTTCCGTGGGGATCAGAATCACTCCTACACCAACCGCGGGCGCAAGACCGCAGTGGCCTATAGCGTCGTCGCCCTCGCCCCCGCTCCCGTCTGA
- a CDS encoding SDR family oxidoreductase, with translation MPHGDPLNWGVSSVLITGASRGLGRALALELCRRGVNVALVARNADDLEAATAEARKLGEARGAKAEAIVADVANLADATRVAGVAQALVGPLDAVVHNASDLGETPLGPLLDGDSARLQQVFRTNVFGPLALTRAVAGNLLLHGRGVVLGISSDAAVEHYPTWGAYAASKAAFDHLLGTLAAELGESLRVLSVDPGEMDTEMHRAAIPDADPASLAPPSAVAVQLANLLGSPYRVPNGTRLSTRELSALEAA, from the coding sequence ATGCCGCATGGAGATCCGCTCAACTGGGGCGTCAGTTCAGTATTGATCACTGGCGCCAGCCGTGGTTTGGGGCGCGCGCTGGCGCTCGAACTTTGCCGCCGAGGTGTCAACGTGGCCCTGGTTGCCCGCAACGCCGACGACCTGGAAGCAGCGACGGCTGAAGCAAGGAAGCTGGGCGAAGCGCGGGGCGCGAAGGCTGAGGCAATCGTCGCTGATGTCGCCAACTTGGCCGATGCGACGCGGGTCGCCGGCGTCGCCCAGGCGCTGGTGGGCCCCCTGGATGCCGTGGTCCACAACGCATCAGACCTCGGGGAAACACCCCTCGGGCCGTTGCTCGATGGTGACAGCGCCCGCCTGCAACAGGTGTTTCGCACCAACGTGTTTGGGCCACTCGCACTGACGCGAGCCGTGGCAGGGAACCTTCTGCTCCACGGGCGCGGCGTCGTCTTGGGGATCAGCTCCGACGCCGCGGTGGAACATTACCCAACCTGGGGAGCCTACGCGGCCTCCAAGGCGGCGTTCGATCACCTGCTCGGCACTCTCGCCGCGGAGCTTGGAGAAAGCCTGCGGGTGCTGAGCGTGGACCCCGGGGAAATGGACACCGAGATGCACCGCGCGGCCATCCCCGACGCAGACCCAGCGAGCTTGGCCCCTCCAAGCGCGGTCGCCGTCCAGCTCGCCAACCTGCTCGGCTCCCCGTACCGCGTCCCGAACGGCACCCGACTCTCGACGCGGGAGCTCAGCGCCTTGGAGGCAGCATGA
- a CDS encoding S-adenosylmethionine:tRNA ribosyltransferase-isomerase: protein MNAILERPVSGHLPELLTQRLPRPNGEGSVIYVNTEGESRVLPKGRLVRLFPKETLWVLNDAAVLPAALWVEVEGGGTRIELRIASLNDESGDFSAIGFGSGNYQVQTEQRGPVQQLPVGARLRSAAGVRFEVLGQSGRLFELRCAGGYRRLLHALYASGAPIQYAYTSRAHQLSEVQNSYVGRPWAIEPASAGRHLSASVLSALQEAGQHLAWLTHAAGISSTGDAALDALLPFPERYEIPEATMAAVSAARERGSLIVAVGSSTTRALEAAALPGGALQHGSGLASLRLHADYEPQVVDVLLTGIHEAGSSHRELTRAFASDGALDAAWQLAAAHDLKLHEFGDAMLIGRRDVGSAAHG from the coding sequence ATGAACGCGATTCTAGAGCGACCGGTCTCAGGGCACTTGCCCGAACTCTTGACCCAGCGCCTACCACGCCCCAATGGCGAAGGCAGTGTGATCTACGTCAACACGGAGGGGGAGAGCCGCGTCTTGCCCAAGGGGCGCCTGGTCAGGCTGTTCCCCAAGGAAACTCTCTGGGTGCTCAACGACGCCGCGGTGCTCCCCGCGGCCCTGTGGGTCGAGGTGGAAGGCGGTGGCACGCGCATCGAGCTCCGAATAGCCAGCCTGAACGACGAGAGCGGCGACTTCAGCGCGATCGGGTTCGGGAGCGGGAACTACCAGGTGCAGACCGAGCAGCGTGGTCCGGTGCAGCAGCTACCCGTCGGGGCTCGACTGCGCTCCGCCGCCGGCGTGCGCTTTGAGGTGCTGGGTCAAAGCGGGCGCCTCTTCGAACTCCGCTGCGCTGGCGGCTATCGCAGGCTGCTTCACGCGCTCTACGCGAGCGGCGCGCCCATCCAGTACGCGTACACCTCGCGCGCCCACCAGCTCAGCGAAGTACAGAACAGCTACGTCGGCCGACCTTGGGCTATCGAGCCGGCGAGTGCTGGACGGCACCTCAGCGCGAGCGTGCTGAGCGCGCTGCAAGAAGCCGGACAACACCTCGCCTGGCTAACGCATGCCGCGGGGATCTCTTCCACGGGGGACGCCGCGCTCGACGCGCTGTTGCCCTTCCCTGAACGCTACGAGATCCCCGAGGCAACCATGGCCGCGGTCAGCGCGGCGCGGGAGCGGGGCAGCCTGATTGTGGCGGTGGGAAGCAGCACGACCCGTGCCCTCGAGGCCGCGGCGTTGCCTGGAGGTGCGCTGCAGCACGGCTCTGGGCTCGCCAGCTTGCGACTCCATGCGGACTATGAGCCGCAAGTCGTCGACGTGTTGCTCACCGGGATCCACGAGGCAGGCAGCAGTCACCGCGAGCTCACCCGTGCCTTCGCCTCGGACGGCGCACTCGATGCCGCCTGGCAGCTGGCCGCCGCGCACGATCTCAAATTGCATGAGTTCGGCGACGCGATGTTGATCGGGCGGCGCGATGTTGGTTCGGCGGCGCATGGTTGA
- a CDS encoding DUF4243 domain-containing protein, which translates to MHADRYDALLGELHAYAPLYPKFGFNLANHAPMVLDALWELGADSHAKTWLSESTPDLARLPHGNVLGLRERASALGDTSRAADWIATFTAELEAQGVERTLRVALPLLTPGVMAASLHGVLRTAHALRALSRARTPVRLAELAHGLGTWAACYQLLPGLERPTLLASQRLSPLEWLAQGPLLPQAERLSGLLHEIVSPLASHEPWLEHLRRLGSVVADESALHAIAAWSAERLVLDPEGSNAHLHGVTVPSSLVWFGPWVEQGQLDVLARHVVLGLGAVHAASASDGASQCAPKEHLSPKILVEQALKSGDDHALKVTEAALRISARGRVDDRWLVRGAEKWVRRANARRAA; encoded by the coding sequence ATGCACGCCGATCGCTACGATGCCCTATTGGGAGAGCTGCACGCTTACGCGCCGCTGTACCCCAAGTTCGGTTTCAACCTCGCGAATCACGCGCCCATGGTACTGGATGCACTGTGGGAGCTGGGAGCCGACTCCCATGCGAAGACGTGGCTCTCCGAGAGCACTCCGGATCTCGCAAGATTACCGCATGGGAACGTGCTCGGGCTGCGTGAGCGCGCATCGGCGCTCGGCGACACCTCACGCGCTGCAGACTGGATCGCGACGTTCACCGCTGAACTCGAAGCACAAGGTGTCGAGCGCACGCTGCGCGTCGCCCTGCCGTTGCTCACACCCGGGGTGATGGCGGCGTCGCTCCACGGCGTGCTCCGCACGGCTCACGCGCTGCGTGCGCTGTCACGAGCCCGCACTCCGGTGCGCCTCGCTGAGCTTGCCCACGGGCTCGGGACCTGGGCGGCTTGCTATCAGCTGCTGCCGGGGCTCGAGCGTCCGACGTTGCTGGCGAGCCAACGCTTGTCGCCCCTCGAGTGGCTCGCGCAGGGACCGCTCTTGCCCCAGGCGGAGCGCCTCTCGGGGCTGCTGCACGAGATCGTCAGTCCGCTGGCTAGCCACGAACCGTGGCTCGAACACTTGCGGCGCCTGGGGTCGGTGGTCGCCGATGAGTCCGCGCTGCACGCCATCGCAGCGTGGTCCGCGGAGCGCCTGGTGCTGGATCCCGAGGGAAGTAATGCGCACCTGCACGGGGTGACCGTGCCGAGCAGTCTCGTGTGGTTTGGGCCCTGGGTCGAGCAAGGTCAACTCGACGTTCTCGCGCGACACGTGGTGCTCGGCCTCGGCGCGGTGCACGCCGCGAGCGCTTCAGACGGCGCCAGCCAGTGCGCTCCCAAGGAGCACCTCTCCCCCAAAATCCTGGTCGAACAGGCGCTAAAGAGCGGCGACGACCACGCGCTGAAGGTCACCGAGGCTGCGCTCCGCATCTCAGCTCGGGGACGCGTGGACGACCGCTGGCTGGTGCGCGGAGCTGAAAAGTGGGTGCGGCGCGCCAACGCTCGACGCGCCGCCTGA
- a CDS encoding right-handed parallel beta-helix repeat-containing protein: MRKVFPWFLVSTLAAAGLVACGSDGSSDGSGGSGGGGNGGSNAGGNGATGGTGAIGGSAGSAQGGSSQGGSAQGGSAQGGTAGVSGSGGSGGNVTIGDCNDGIDNDGDGFTDWGSDLGCANADDDETSGTRGEEDGFTTYDVAVDSQLVYVSDSEGDDNNDGSTPATAVKTLTKGASLVRDGENDFLLLKRGDTWRGENLGRFKSGKDAAHPLVIAGYGESTALPRIEVDRNFIDHNGKARSFVHLVGLEIVSYPKIPGDSAFDGASGGGLRYVGGGSGLLIEGCHFLYGELVFQSYDVEHYDGIEVRRNVIERNYHADTCGNNSAYRPSGIYSSHVDNLLIEENLLDHNGWNEDQVSSACATIYNHDMYLNADHLVIRGNIIARASSMGIKMRADDTGGADDLVFENNLIVDGEIGIGIGGNSDLPDRFSNVQIKDNVFTQIGLSQPTNRPFAWLLDVADNATATIEGNYFLHQPWHNNGYGISIGSGSASNITINDNLFYDLKGNGIILKPQSGWSNVAVTKNRIIDPTNGSCLIKHEGSFAAVSYADNEYSSGSGQRFCVDGSDRDLAAWKSASGESTAAAWSGSFSDPDRTLGSYSGTVGLPATIEGFLDAALKQSRLNWRTDLQAAAVNDYIRAGFN; the protein is encoded by the coding sequence ATGCGCAAAGTGTTCCCTTGGTTCTTGGTCTCGACTCTGGCTGCGGCGGGGCTCGTCGCGTGCGGGAGTGACGGCTCGAGCGATGGGAGCGGCGGCTCCGGTGGAGGCGGCAACGGGGGCTCGAACGCAGGGGGCAACGGCGCGACCGGGGGCACTGGCGCGATTGGCGGCAGCGCGGGATCCGCACAGGGAGGATCGTCGCAGGGAGGGTCTGCTCAAGGTGGCTCCGCGCAGGGGGGCACTGCAGGCGTCTCGGGCAGTGGTGGCTCCGGCGGGAACGTCACCATCGGGGACTGCAACGACGGCATCGACAACGACGGAGATGGCTTCACCGACTGGGGGAGTGATCTCGGCTGCGCGAACGCTGACGACGATGAGACCTCTGGCACCCGTGGGGAAGAAGACGGCTTCACCACCTACGACGTCGCGGTCGATAGCCAGCTCGTCTACGTCAGCGACAGCGAAGGCGACGACAACAACGACGGCAGCACGCCGGCGACCGCCGTGAAGACGCTCACCAAGGGTGCCTCGCTGGTGCGGGACGGCGAGAACGACTTCTTGTTACTCAAGCGCGGGGACACCTGGCGTGGGGAGAACCTCGGGCGCTTCAAGTCAGGTAAAGACGCAGCGCACCCGTTGGTGATCGCCGGCTATGGGGAATCGACGGCGCTGCCGCGCATCGAGGTGGACCGGAACTTCATCGATCACAACGGCAAGGCGCGCAGCTTCGTGCACCTCGTAGGGCTCGAGATCGTTTCCTATCCAAAGATCCCTGGGGATTCAGCGTTTGATGGCGCAAGCGGTGGCGGCCTCCGCTACGTCGGCGGAGGCAGCGGCCTGCTCATCGAAGGTTGTCACTTCCTCTATGGCGAGCTCGTGTTTCAGTCGTACGACGTCGAGCACTACGACGGCATCGAAGTGCGTAGGAACGTGATCGAGAGAAATTACCACGCGGATACATGCGGCAACAACTCGGCCTATCGTCCCTCCGGTATCTACTCGAGCCACGTCGACAACCTGCTGATCGAAGAGAACCTCCTGGATCACAACGGGTGGAACGAAGATCAGGTCAGCTCCGCGTGCGCCACCATCTACAACCACGACATGTACTTGAACGCGGATCACCTGGTTATTCGCGGCAATATCATCGCGCGGGCCTCCAGCATGGGCATCAAGATGCGCGCTGACGATACCGGGGGCGCCGATGACCTCGTCTTCGAGAACAACCTGATCGTCGACGGAGAGATCGGCATCGGGATCGGAGGCAACTCGGACCTGCCAGACCGCTTCTCCAACGTGCAGATCAAGGACAACGTGTTCACGCAGATTGGCCTGAGTCAGCCGACGAATCGTCCTTTTGCTTGGCTCTTGGACGTCGCCGACAACGCAACGGCAACCATCGAGGGCAACTACTTCCTGCATCAGCCCTGGCACAACAACGGCTACGGCATCAGCATCGGCAGCGGCTCTGCCAGCAACATCACGATCAACGACAATCTGTTCTACGACCTCAAGGGCAACGGCATCATCCTCAAGCCGCAGAGCGGGTGGTCCAACGTCGCCGTCACCAAGAACCGCATCATCGATCCGACCAACGGATCGTGTCTGATCAAGCATGAAGGCTCCTTCGCGGCAGTGAGCTACGCGGACAACGAGTACAGCTCGGGTAGCGGTCAGCGCTTCTGCGTCGATGGCAGCGACCGCGATTTGGCGGCGTGGAAGTCGGCCTCGGGGGAGTCCACCGCTGCGGCGTGGAGTGGCTCGTTCAGCGATCCGGATCGCACGCTCGGCAGCTACTCCGGGACCGTCGGCCTGCCGGCCACCATCGAAGGCTTCCTGGACGCCGCGCTCAAACAGAGCCGCTTGAACTGGCGCACGGATCTGCAAGCCGCGGCGGTCAACGACTACATCCGCGCCGGCTTCAACTGA
- a CDS encoding RNA polymerase sigma factor: MTKFLGPVHAKVLRLPQPTPPAAERSLAELVARARAGEEPAQSELFRLHVERVYGFVRRLLPDAADHDDIVQDVFVQAMESLHRLREAEAFGGWLRGIAIHIVKNRLRKQRLLNRLGFRRSRSAPPDDLAIAELVSPSAPPDVLVELRAIYRTVAKLDPNLRTALILRRVEGLSVPAVAEQLGRSLSTTKRWLAAAESQLELQLDRGGTRGA; this comes from the coding sequence GTGACCAAGTTCCTAGGCCCCGTGCACGCAAAAGTCCTCCGTCTCCCCCAACCGACGCCCCCGGCTGCCGAGCGCAGCCTGGCGGAGCTGGTCGCGCGCGCCCGCGCTGGAGAAGAGCCCGCGCAGTCCGAGCTGTTCCGGCTTCACGTGGAACGCGTGTATGGCTTCGTGCGTCGCCTGCTGCCGGATGCCGCCGACCACGACGACATCGTGCAAGACGTGTTCGTGCAAGCCATGGAGAGTCTCCACCGCCTACGCGAAGCGGAGGCCTTCGGAGGCTGGCTACGAGGCATCGCGATTCACATCGTGAAGAACCGCCTTCGGAAACAACGACTGCTGAACCGCTTGGGGTTTCGCCGCTCCCGCTCGGCACCGCCAGACGACCTCGCGATCGCGGAGCTCGTGAGTCCCAGCGCTCCTCCAGACGTCCTCGTGGAGCTGCGAGCCATTTACCGCACGGTAGCGAAGCTCGATCCAAACTTGCGCACGGCATTGATCCTGCGCCGCGTCGAAGGGCTCAGCGTGCCAGCAGTGGCCGAACAGCTTGGCCGCTCGTTGTCGACAACCAAGCGCTGGCTGGCAGCAGCGGAGAGTCAGCTCGAGCTGCAGCTCGACCGTGGAGGCACCCGTGGCGCTTGA
- a CDS encoding FecR domain-containing protein, whose translation MALEGHLQEPELSSAERETLWSGVHHKRRGLRRKRRAIRSALFVASLAVVGVGVHQWQAYTHRTELAQPTRLKLPDGSSVVSQPGTDLEVVEGTPLSVRIDLRSGSAYFEVVPNPDRRFSVMLAHHEVKVVGTRFVVKVDPDGNVSQVDVSEGTVEVVSREDQGLLTRVHAGGHWSSTLPPPLTSTTPPPTPTPSVAAAPEAPAPGANTSSPPSPSAARPSEEAQAAALFDQATLARRRGDYKAAIAGYESLLKRFPKDRHASLAALELGRLKRTREADPEGAADALEQAAKDRELNDDALAQLVLSYDQAGDQKRCLAAQSRYLARHPKGVHVNEVRASCKGSPAKP comes from the coding sequence GTGGCGCTTGAAGGTCACCTGCAAGAGCCTGAGCTCTCGAGCGCCGAGCGCGAGACTTTGTGGAGCGGCGTGCACCACAAACGGCGTGGCCTGCGGCGGAAGCGACGCGCGATCCGTAGCGCGCTGTTCGTCGCCAGCTTGGCGGTCGTCGGTGTTGGCGTGCACCAGTGGCAGGCGTACACCCACCGCACGGAGTTGGCGCAGCCGACGCGTCTGAAGCTACCCGACGGGTCCTCTGTGGTTTCCCAGCCCGGGACCGACCTGGAGGTCGTCGAAGGCACGCCGCTCAGTGTGCGCATCGACCTGCGCTCGGGCAGCGCCTACTTCGAGGTCGTTCCAAACCCCGACCGGCGTTTCTCCGTGATGCTCGCGCACCATGAGGTAAAGGTCGTGGGCACCCGCTTCGTGGTGAAGGTAGATCCCGACGGAAATGTGAGTCAGGTCGATGTGAGTGAGGGCACCGTCGAGGTCGTGAGCCGCGAGGACCAAGGGCTGCTCACCCGGGTGCATGCCGGGGGTCACTGGTCCAGCACCTTGCCCCCGCCACTGACGAGCACCACGCCACCCCCCACGCCGACGCCGAGTGTGGCGGCAGCGCCTGAAGCGCCAGCCCCAGGCGCGAACACGAGCTCGCCCCCGAGCCCGAGTGCGGCCCGCCCCAGCGAGGAAGCCCAGGCGGCAGCGCTCTTCGACCAAGCCACCTTGGCGCGCCGGCGGGGCGACTACAAGGCGGCCATCGCAGGCTACGAGAGCTTGCTCAAGCGTTTCCCCAAGGATCGCCATGCAAGTCTCGCTGCGCTAGAGCTTGGGAGGCTCAAGCGCACCCGCGAGGCGGATCCCGAAGGCGCCGCCGACGCCCTGGAGCAGGCCGCGAAAGACCGTGAGTTGAACGACGACGCCCTCGCTCAGCTGGTGTTGAGCTATGATCAAGCGGGAGATCAGAAACGCTGCCTCGCCGCTCAAAGTCGCTACCTAGCTCGGCACCCGAAAGGGGTACACGTGAACGAAGTGCGAGCGAGCTGCAAGGGCTCGCCCGCCAAGCCGTGA